The following proteins come from a genomic window of Paenibacillus spongiae:
- a CDS encoding alpha-L-fucosidase: protein MEDFIAYAAGVRPSERQLAVQEMEFYAFVHYSINTYTDREWGTGKESPSIFDPAAFNANQWVEACRAAGMRGLILTCKHHDGFCLWPSRYTEHSVKNSPWKNGLGDIVKEVADACRAGGIKFGIYLSPWDRHEQTYGDSPRYNEFFKNQLRELLTGYGDLFCVWFDGACGEGPNGKRQVYDWEGYYSIIRELQPNAVISVCGPDIRWCGNEAGHCRESEWSVVPASLRKNEAIQEKSQQADDREFAKRYDSQDQDLGSREIIRHERSLVWHPAEVNTSIRPGWFYHASEDDKVRPLNELLNIYYGSVGGNAMFLLNLPPDRRGLIHENDLNRLRELGEKLRRTFAVNLAADAAAAASETKSGSDASHMLDGDKNTFWAPEEGTEQACVEIDLKREASFDHVVLQEHRYSQRIERFELAYKEGHEWKPLYKGTVVGYKRICKFNAVKSRFIRMTITESRWCPTVASFEVYLS, encoded by the coding sequence ATGGAGGATTTTATTGCATATGCCGCTGGGGTGAGACCTTCGGAACGTCAATTGGCCGTACAGGAGATGGAATTCTATGCATTCGTTCATTACTCTATCAATACCTATACGGACCGGGAATGGGGTACCGGCAAGGAATCGCCTTCAATCTTCGATCCGGCCGCTTTCAATGCGAATCAGTGGGTGGAGGCTTGCCGTGCGGCCGGGATGCGGGGACTTATTCTTACCTGCAAGCATCATGACGGATTTTGTTTGTGGCCGAGCCGTTATACCGAGCATTCAGTGAAGAACAGCCCCTGGAAGAACGGGCTGGGCGATATCGTCAAGGAGGTTGCGGATGCTTGCCGTGCAGGCGGCATCAAGTTCGGCATCTACTTGTCCCCATGGGACCGGCATGAGCAAACCTATGGCGACTCGCCGCGGTATAACGAATTTTTCAAGAATCAATTGAGAGAATTGTTGACCGGTTACGGGGATCTATTCTGCGTCTGGTTCGATGGCGCTTGCGGCGAGGGACCGAACGGGAAGCGGCAAGTTTACGACTGGGAGGGGTATTACTCGATCATTCGCGAATTGCAGCCGAATGCGGTCATTTCCGTCTGCGGCCCGGATATCCGCTGGTGCGGCAACGAGGCCGGCCATTGCCGGGAATCGGAATGGAGCGTCGTGCCGGCTTCACTTCGGAAGAACGAGGCTATTCAGGAAAAGTCGCAGCAGGCAGACGACCGCGAGTTTGCGAAGCGATACGATTCGCAGGACCAGGACCTGGGCAGCCGGGAAATCATCCGGCATGAACGCAGCTTGGTCTGGCATCCCGCGGAAGTCAATACTTCCATAAGGCCCGGCTGGTTCTATCACGCTTCCGAGGATGACAAAGTAAGACCGCTCAATGAGCTGCTTAATATCTATTACGGCTCGGTAGGCGGCAATGCAATGTTCTTGTTAAACCTGCCGCCGGACCGTCGCGGGCTCATTCATGAGAATGACCTGAACCGTTTGCGGGAGCTCGGGGAGAAGCTTCGACGTACGTTTGCGGTCAATCTGGCTGCCGATGCGGCGGCTGCGGCATCGGAGACGAAGAGCGGGAGCGATGCAAGCCACATGCTGGACGGGGACAAGAACACGTTCTGGGCACCTGAAGAAGGGACGGAGCAGGCTTGCGTCGAAATCGATCTGAAGCGGGAGGCGTCGTTTGACCATGTTGTTCTTCAGGAGCACCGGTACAGTCAACGGATCGAGCGATTCGAGCTAGCGTACAAAGAAGGCCACGAGTGGAAGCCGCTCTACAAGGGCACGGTCGTCGGATACAAGCGCATATGCAAGTTCAACGCGGTCAAATCCCGTTTTATCCGGATGACGATTACGGAATCAAGATGGTGTCCGACGGTAGCTTCATTCGAAGTGTATTTGAGCTAG